One genomic segment of Mytilus galloprovincialis chromosome 5, xbMytGall1.hap1.1, whole genome shotgun sequence includes these proteins:
- the LOC143076017 gene encoding uncharacterized protein LOC143076017, producing the protein MVCDTMSDMTDNPGIDMFSNNNYLPDIGQFSNQGNNGYLQRCRLPSTNQGAQFTFAVPTRASSYTLGQMGHTHQPRGLYSIPISQQGMVPGFGASWQHSVPSRMPWTENWTAPTTSFGITTFTAIPTMSVPSFSIYSSIPSCSTTPNRPKRRHSVDIEKEAPNSKCRVTAEKMVARMEGLSLMNTGSHSGSERTEYQFQPALDYDLTDMATSSTTCSTMSGGWERFREIENRLNSESEDDDLPDEDGVKVHITESIAKNILESQPLIPQKILDNFQKPCMEVVLWKSPGGFTTESVIKDSSNTPVTTSSHQPALSPPLQISVDSNSSKDMEAESCMETYDDDMDL; encoded by the exons ATGGTATGTGATACAATGTCTGACATGACTGACAACCCAGGAATTGACATGTTCTCAAACAACAACTACCTGCCTGATATTGGACAGTTTAGTAACCAAGGAAACAATGGATACTTACAGAGATGTCGGCTGCCATCAACCAATCAGGGAGCTCAATTCACATTTGCTGTCCCAACCCGGGCCAGTTCATATACATTAGGACAAATGGGCCACACCCATCAACCAAGAGGACTTTATTCTATCCCAATTAGTCAGCAGGGTATGGTGCCTGGATTTGGGGCGTCATGGCAACATTCAGTACCTAGTCGGATGCCATGGACAGAAAATTGGACTGCACCTACTACTAGCTTTGGAATAACTACATTTACAGCAATACCAACCATGTCTGTACCTTCATTTAGTATTTACAG taGTATACCATCATGCAGTACCACACCAAATAGACCAAAACGTCGGCACTCAGTGGATATAGA AAAGGAAGCACCAAATTCAAAATGTAGAGTTACAGCTGAGAAAATGGTTGCCAGAATGGAAGGTTTGTCTCTCATGAATACTGGTTCCCATAGTGGTAGCGAAAGAACAGAGTACCAGTTCCAACCAGCTCTAGACTATGACTTAACAGACATGGCTACATCCAGTACAACTTGTTCAACAATGTCTGGAGGATGGGAAAGATTCAGGGAGATAGAAAACAG ATTAAATTCAGAATCAGAAGACGATGATCTTCCAGATGAAGATGGAGTAAAAGTTCATATAACAGAAAGtatagcaaaaaatatcctggAGTCACAACCTCTTATACCACAGAAAATACTAGATAATTT TCAAAAGCCATGTATGGAGGTTGTGCTATGGAAGAGTCCAGGTGGTTTTACTACAGAATCAGTAATCAAAGATTCATCTAATACCCCAGTCACAACATCATCACATCAACCAGCATTATCACCACCTCTTCAGATTAG TGTAGATAGCAATTCATCAAAAGACATGGAAGCAGAAAGCTGTATGGAAACATATGACGATGATATGGATTTATGA